One Alligator mississippiensis isolate rAllMis1 chromosome 16, rAllMis1, whole genome shotgun sequence genomic region harbors:
- the LOC102562763 gene encoding relaxin-3 receptor 1 — MEEKLHAGGSRNISNHSLGDLSSFLPPDSTKAARIAIAVIYSIICALGVVGNALVLFLLGSRRRGKMSSMMFFVLNLAATDFQFVLTLPFWAVDMALDFSWPFGKLMCKLVSSVSAMNMYASVFFLTAMSVARYCSVVSSLKAKEGSASRCHAKLASAVIWVSTAIATLPHAVFSTTHAVSGDELCLVKFPELEDIDPQVLLGLYQTQKVLLGFVIPLAIILASYILLLRFLSRMKMSRSHPRRRSRVTKFVTVMVLTFFLCWLPNQALTAWGIFIKFNLVPFTEAFYAAQAYVFPITVCLAHANSCLNPVLYCLVRREFQAALKGLLHKVTPSFSRCAGQAPPPAEPGAPSSAPGEGAASAPGLHP; from the coding sequence ATGGAGGAGAAACTCCATGCTGGCGGCAGCAGAAACATCTCCAATCACAGCCTGGGGGACCTgagctccttcctgccccccgaCAGCACCAAGGCCGCTCGCATTGCCATAGCCGTGATCTACTCTATCATCTGTGCCCTGGGTGTGGTGGGCAACGCGCTGGTGCTCTTCTTGCTGGGCTCAAGGCGCCGGGGGAAGATGTCCAGCATGATGTTCTTCGTGCTCAACTTGGCAGCCACTGACTTCCAGTTTGTCCTCACCTTGCCCTTCTGGGCTGTGGACATGGCCCTGGACTTCAGCTGGCCCTTTGGCAAGCTCATGTGCAAGCTCGTGTCCTCGGTGTCCGCTATGAACATGTACGCCAGCGTCTTCTTCCTCACCGCCATGAGCGTGGCCCGCTACTGCTCTGTTGTGTCCTCCCTCAAGGCCAAGGAGGGCTCTGCCTCCCGGTGCCACGCCAAGCTGGCCAGCGCTGTCATCTGGGTATCTACAGCCATTGCTACCCTGCCACATGCCGTCTTTTCCACCACCCACGCAGTCTCCGGGGACGAGCTCTGCCTAGTCAAGTTCCCGGAGCTGGAGGACATCGACCCCCAGGTCTTGTTGGGCTTGTACCAGACCCAGAAGGTCCTGCTGGGCTTTGTCATCCCTCTGGCCATCATCTTGGCCTCCTACATCCTCCTCCTCCGCTTTCTGAGCCGGATGAAGATGAGCCGCAGCCACCCCCGCAGGAGGTCCCGGGTCACCAAGTTTGTCACTGTCATGGTGCTCAccttcttcctctgctggctccccAACCAGGCGCTGACGGCCTGGGGCATCTTCATCAAGTTCAACCTGGTGCCCTTCACCGAGGCCTTCTATGCTGCCCAGGCCTATGTCTTCCCCATCACCGTGTGCCTGGCTCACGCCAACAGCTGCCTCAATCCCGTCCTCtactgcctggtgaggagggagtTCCAGGCGGCGCTCAAGGGACTCTTGCACAAGGTAACCCCCTCCTTCAGCCGGTGCGCTGGCCAAGCCCCCCCGCCAGCCGAGCCtggtgcccccagctctgcccccggAGAAGGAGccgcctcagcccctgggctgcacccatgA